One genomic region from Nostoc sphaeroides encodes:
- a CDS encoding MDR family MFS transporter: protein MKLASQSQLSSWLPSIHRQVWIFAIGRFLSEVGTGCTLFYAPIFFVNQVGLSATSVGVALGSASISGVVGRIVGGSLADSERWGRRRTLLLATAILAIGSLVLATTSDFTILVIGSLISGLGIGFYWPAAEVVVADASQIDNRRETFAIARLADNLGLAIGIMLAGFLISIIGSYRWLFVIDAISFLVFFGVVYVGISETEQQQIEESEKTELFASWIAVLSDRRFLVYIAVNIFFTIYISQIHSTLPLFFKNFVIKSTTEGFAQTTISVLFAWHLVFAIICQLPVTSILKRCSHTLALTVSAIFWAIGFGLIWISGTAPSHHLVWAILALGVFAVAIVSYTPSAASLVTELAPENQRGVYFSINALCWAVGSFIGHPLGGWALDQPQIITNSYWLCFILSVAIAVAILQYLNRILAE from the coding sequence ATGAAATTAGCTTCGCAATCGCAGTTATCATCGTGGCTGCCCTCGATACATCGCCAGGTATGGATTTTTGCAATTGGTAGATTTCTGTCGGAAGTTGGTACTGGCTGTACGCTGTTTTACGCCCCCATCTTTTTTGTCAATCAAGTTGGTTTATCTGCAACCAGTGTTGGGGTAGCCTTGGGTAGCGCTTCGATTTCCGGCGTTGTAGGGCGGATTGTAGGTGGTTCTTTGGCTGATTCTGAACGCTGGGGACGCCGCCGCACTTTGTTGCTAGCCACGGCGATTTTAGCAATTGGTTCTCTGGTTTTAGCTACAACCAGTGATTTTACGATTTTGGTAATCGGTAGCTTGATTAGCGGTTTGGGGATAGGTTTCTATTGGCCGGCGGCTGAAGTTGTTGTTGCTGACGCCAGCCAGATTGACAATCGCCGCGAAACTTTTGCGATCGCTCGCCTAGCTGATAATCTTGGGTTAGCGATCGGAATTATGCTGGCTGGGTTTTTGATCTCGATCATTGGGAGTTATCGATGGCTATTTGTAATTGATGCCATCTCTTTTTTAGTGTTTTTTGGGGTTGTCTATGTAGGAATTAGTGAAACTGAACAGCAGCAGATAGAGGAATCTGAAAAGACAGAACTTTTTGCTTCTTGGATAGCAGTATTAAGCGATCGCCGTTTCCTGGTCTACATAGCAGTTAATATATTCTTTACAATTTATATTTCTCAAATCCACAGCACCCTGCCGCTTTTCTTCAAAAACTTTGTTATAAAAAGTACTACAGAAGGATTTGCTCAAACTACGATTAGCGTTCTATTTGCTTGGCATCTGGTGTTCGCCATCATCTGTCAGTTGCCTGTCACTAGCATCTTAAAACGTTGCTCTCACACACTCGCGCTTACTGTTTCCGCTATTTTCTGGGCAATTGGTTTTGGCCTGATTTGGATAAGCGGCACTGCCCCATCTCATCATCTGGTTTGGGCAATATTGGCATTAGGAGTATTTGCTGTGGCGATTGTCTCCTATACCCCATCTGCTGCTTCTTTAGTGACGGAGTTAGCCCCGGAAAATCAACGCGGCGTTTATTTTTCCATCAACGCTTTGTGCTGGGCTGTTGGCTCATTTATTGGTCATCCCTTGGGTGGATGGGCATTAGATCAACCACAAATTATTACCAATAGTTACTGGTTATGCTTCATCTTGAGTGTAGCGATCGCTGTAGCAATTTTACAATACCTGAATCGAATTTTGGCTGAGTAG
- the hppD gene encoding 4-hydroxyphenylpyruvate dioxygenase has protein sequence MKIDHVHFYVDDAKVWRDWFVHHLGFQAVADRSISFHTCTEVVKSGSVCFFLSSPLLPTSPVAEFLRQYPPGVADVAFAVEDVESAIALAQKHGATILQPTQERQVGTEFLKCGKIAAWGGLTHTLIEKSLVICPSSFVTNTNDNGQITTDNTFTAIDHIVLNVAVGELDRAVAWYEKILDFQPQQAFKIKTNRSALHSQVMVSRNGSVQLPINEPASKNSQIQEFLDVNRGPGIQHIALRTTNLVSAIAKFRASGLSLLSVPQTYYTQLKQRPGLTLSLLELEAIAQQEILVDWQEYTPLVGRNTAPLLLQIFTQPIFEQPTFFFEFIERRFQAQGFGEGNFRALFEAIESEQIKRGTLQ, from the coding sequence ATGAAAATTGATCACGTTCATTTCTATGTAGACGACGCCAAAGTATGGCGGGATTGGTTTGTCCACCATCTTGGTTTTCAAGCAGTAGCCGATCGCAGTATTTCATTTCACACTTGTACAGAAGTAGTAAAAAGTGGTTCTGTCTGCTTTTTTCTATCTTCACCACTGTTACCCACAAGTCCAGTAGCTGAATTTCTGCGTCAATATCCCCCTGGTGTGGCAGATGTTGCTTTTGCTGTCGAAGATGTAGAAAGCGCGATCGCACTAGCTCAAAAACATGGTGCTACAATCTTACAACCCACCCAGGAACGCCAGGTGGGTACAGAATTCCTCAAGTGTGGCAAAATTGCCGCCTGGGGTGGACTGACTCATACGTTGATCGAAAAGTCATTGGTCATTTGTCCGTCGTCATTTGTAACTAACACAAATGACAATGGACAAATAACAACGGACAACACTTTTACCGCCATAGATCACATAGTGCTAAACGTGGCAGTTGGTGAATTGGATCGTGCTGTGGCTTGGTACGAAAAAATCCTAGATTTTCAACCCCAGCAGGCTTTTAAAATTAAAACTAATCGCTCTGCTTTACACAGTCAAGTGATGGTTTCGCGCAACGGTAGCGTCCAATTGCCAATTAATGAACCAGCTTCCAAAAATTCCCAAATTCAGGAATTTTTAGATGTTAATCGGGGGCCGGGAATTCAACATATTGCCTTGCGGACGACTAATCTTGTGAGTGCGATCGCTAAATTTCGTGCCAGTGGTTTATCCTTACTCTCAGTTCCCCAAACCTATTACACGCAATTAAAACAGCGTCCAGGACTTACACTATCACTTTTAGAACTGGAAGCGATCGCTCAACAGGAAATTTTGGTGGATTGGCAAGAATATACTCCTTTAGTGGGACGAAATACCGCGCCTTTATTACTACAAATTTTTACCCAGCCAATATTTGAACAGCCGACATTTTTCTTTGAGTTTATAGAACGCCGTTTCCAAGCTCAAGGTTTTGGCGAAGGTAACTTTCGCGCCTTATTTGAAGCTATTGAAAGCGAACAAATCAAACGCGGTACGCTGCAATGA
- a CDS encoding ChaB family protein encodes MLYNSNKDLPLDIQTRLSEAYQDLYRAAFNSAIHWYGEASKAHKVALSAVKMQSAMERNVLV; translated from the coding sequence ATGTTATACAACTCCAATAAAGACTTACCTCTAGATATTCAAACTCGATTATCTGAAGCATACCAGGATCTTTACCGAGCAGCTTTTAATTCGGCGATCCATTGGTATGGTGAAGCCTCAAAAGCTCACAAAGTGGCACTGAGTGCTGTAAAGATGCAGTCTGCTATGGAACGGAATGTTCTTGTTTAG
- a CDS encoding response regulator transcription factor, with product MAPAKILVVDDDPAVRNLIQRFLIKQNYQVEAAEDGKTALNLFEQFNPDLVILDVNLPDVTGFNLCQEMQSRNGVFVLMLTSRADEADKIRGFAKGADDYLTKPFGLGELEVRVGAILRRQRVITTAEQKRLVFEKLMIDPVRREVALNNQAVPLTALEFDLLHFLASHPGRVWRRAELIQEVWDYEYVGDQRVVDVHIGQIRKKIEIDASQPALIQTVRGVGYKFESPAHPQHLEAKS from the coding sequence ATGGCTCCTGCCAAGATTCTTGTAGTTGACGACGATCCTGCGGTTCGGAATTTAATCCAACGCTTTCTGATTAAGCAGAACTATCAGGTGGAGGCTGCCGAAGATGGAAAAACAGCCTTAAATCTATTTGAGCAATTTAACCCTGATTTGGTGATTCTAGATGTGAATCTACCAGATGTCACAGGGTTTAACCTCTGCCAAGAGATGCAAAGTCGTAATGGTGTGTTTGTTTTGATGTTGACTAGCCGTGCTGACGAAGCTGACAAAATTCGCGGCTTTGCTAAAGGTGCTGACGATTATCTCACCAAGCCTTTTGGGCTAGGAGAGTTAGAAGTCAGAGTCGGAGCGATTTTGAGGCGTCAACGAGTGATAACTACTGCCGAGCAGAAACGCTTGGTATTTGAAAAACTTATGATTGACCCAGTGCGACGGGAGGTAGCGCTTAATAATCAAGCAGTACCTTTAACCGCTCTGGAATTTGATTTGTTGCATTTTTTAGCCAGTCATCCAGGTCGAGTTTGGCGGCGTGCGGAGCTAATCCAAGAGGTATGGGACTATGAATATGTCGGCGATCAACGGGTTGTAGATGTCCATATCGGGCAAATTCGCAAGAAGATTGAAATTGATGCTAGTCAGCCAGCATTAATTCAAACTGTACGTGGCGTAGGGTATAAGTTTGAATCTCCTGCTCACCCCCAGCACTTGGAAGCTAAGTCCTGA
- a CDS encoding SDR family oxidoreductase — protein MQDKVVVVVGATGGIGSALTHKLAPTGVRLVLAARDVVRLTTLANDLPGQVLTVPTDITDPQQVNILIEKTIAEFGQIDILVNAAGAGILKPYNSLEPADLDKMLDVNLKGSFYTTQAAAEEMQKRKSGHICNVVGILGKHSMGMAAAYSASKFGVVGFSKCMAEELKRFGIKFTLFYFGGVDSPFWDNVSLKVDRKKMLSPETAANAIFFALSAEPQAVPMEINIQPDSHLFF, from the coding sequence ATGCAGGATAAAGTCGTTGTTGTTGTCGGTGCTACTGGTGGTATTGGTTCAGCGTTAACACACAAACTTGCTCCTACTGGAGTTCGGTTGGTACTGGCTGCGAGAGATGTGGTTCGTTTAACAACACTGGCAAATGATTTACCAGGGCAAGTTTTGACCGTTCCCACCGATATTACTGACCCCCAACAAGTAAATATTTTGATAGAAAAGACGATCGCTGAGTTTGGTCAAATCGATATTTTAGTGAATGCCGCCGGTGCTGGTATACTCAAGCCTTACAACAGCCTGGAACCTGCTGATTTAGACAAGATGTTAGATGTCAACTTAAAAGGCAGCTTTTACACCACTCAAGCGGCTGCTGAAGAGATGCAAAAGCGCAAGTCTGGTCACATCTGTAACGTGGTAGGAATTCTGGGTAAGCATTCGATGGGAATGGCAGCGGCTTATTCTGCTTCTAAGTTTGGTGTTGTCGGCTTCAGCAAATGCATGGCAGAAGAACTCAAGCGTTTTGGTATCAAGTTCACGCTATTCTACTTTGGTGGGGTAGATTCTCCTTTCTGGGATAACGTCAGTCTAAAAGTAGACCGGAAAAAAATGCTTAGTCCTGAAACTGCTGCCAATGCGATTTTCTTTGCCCTTTCTGCCGAACCGCAAGCTGTACCAATGGAAATTAATATTCAACCTGATAGTCATTTGTTCTTTTAA
- a CDS encoding transposase-like zinc-binding domain-containing protein, which translates to MKCPRCESTLYRKNGRRNDKQNYLCKNCGKQFLEPPFPRSLEGELLANSNGHTKVSTDATREVALVKDLPEEKITQKSLGSLTLAEELLQTILSPDWLESAAFSQFIQKFQQKTEIKHQLETGISLLLLDAENLKLDVNSEFFLASVCKYPLQVKIAFANWRNPSTGKQDVELYNRGYQLVHVPGGKDSADAKMIALGACVLRSYPTVKEILVCSGDGILIHLCNELQNQGLIVHWVRRQGQNLQIENRNTGKLTHYFLPMATEVPSLEQVVEKIQDLIKTEQESINVRLNSLVAVATLFQERCDINIKHHSKQPEIEELIPVIDNSSAQSIQKEEKEVSAEIPNGETLDKLLLKIIQDIQIKSPDTKLSVSKLGSELQKITGESPNSILKKLKLGSNFTKYLKSSPTFTLKASGKEYEVIPLCK; encoded by the coding sequence ATGAAATGTCCTCGGTGCGAATCTACTTTATATCGGAAAAATGGTCGTCGGAATGACAAGCAGAATTACCTCTGCAAAAATTGTGGTAAACAATTTCTTGAGCCTCCATTCCCTCGTTCTCTGGAAGGTGAGTTGCTTGCTAACAGCAATGGACATACTAAAGTATCTACGGACGCAACTAGAGAAGTTGCTTTAGTAAAAGACTTGCCAGAAGAAAAAATCACACAGAAGAGTCTTGGCTCTCTTACATTAGCTGAAGAACTGCTGCAAACTATATTATCACCTGATTGGCTAGAATCTGCTGCCTTCAGCCAATTTATCCAAAAATTTCAACAAAAAACTGAAATTAAACATCAATTAGAAACAGGAATCTCACTTCTGCTTTTAGATGCAGAAAACTTAAAATTAGATGTTAATTCTGAATTTTTTTTAGCCAGTGTCTGTAAATATCCTCTCCAAGTTAAAATTGCATTTGCTAACTGGAGAAATCCAAGTACTGGCAAGCAAGATGTTGAACTATATAATCGTGGCTATCAACTTGTCCATGTGCCTGGAGGTAAAGACAGTGCTGATGCAAAAATGATCGCACTTGGTGCTTGTGTCTTACGCTCTTATCCAACAGTTAAAGAAATTTTGGTCTGTTCTGGCGATGGAATTTTGATCCACCTGTGTAACGAACTCCAAAATCAGGGGTTAATCGTTCACTGGGTACGTAGACAAGGACAAAATTTGCAAATAGAAAACCGTAATACTGGCAAATTAACTCATTATTTCTTACCAATGGCAACAGAAGTTCCATCTTTGGAACAAGTGGTTGAGAAAATTCAAGATTTAATCAAAACTGAACAGGAATCAATCAATGTTCGATTAAACAGTTTAGTAGCTGTTGCAACTTTATTTCAAGAAAGATGTGATATCAATATTAAACATCATTCAAAGCAACCAGAAATTGAGGAACTAATCCCTGTTATAGATAACTCATCTGCACAATCTATTCAAAAAGAAGAAAAAGAAGTTTCTGCTGAAATTCCTAATGGAGAAACATTAGATAAATTACTATTAAAAATTATTCAAGATATACAAATTAAATCTCCTGATACTAAATTATCGGTGTCCAAGCTAGGTTCAGAGCTACAGAAAATCACCGGAGAATCTCCTAATTCAATTCTTAAAAAATTAAAGTTAGGTTCCAATTTTACCAAATATTTAAAATCATCTCCTACATTTACATTAAAGGCGAGTGGCAAGGAATATGAGGTAATACCGCTATGTAAGTAA
- a CDS encoding CPP1-like family protein, with the protein MSDQNPYEKLGVSEEASFDEIQDARNRLFEQHSSDAKHLQVIEAAYDAILMDRLRMRQEGKIKVPERIRFPELRVQSPPKESPTPREQSPAWLQRMLDQPTPADIFLPGAWFLGLSSISVFYPEGGDQVLQLALVVGVGASIYFLNRKESKFGRAVLFTLVSLIIGLIAGGLVASWLSPQISFLNLSSNQFSTVLTFILLWLVSSFLR; encoded by the coding sequence ATGAGCGATCAAAATCCCTACGAAAAACTTGGGGTATCAGAAGAGGCTAGCTTCGATGAAATTCAGGATGCTCGTAATCGCCTATTCGAGCAACATAGTAGCGATGCCAAGCATTTACAAGTAATTGAAGCTGCTTACGATGCGATTTTAATGGATCGCTTACGGATGCGCCAAGAAGGTAAAATTAAAGTCCCTGAGCGTATTCGGTTTCCAGAGTTGCGAGTGCAATCGCCTCCTAAAGAAAGTCCAACCCCTCGTGAGCAGTCACCTGCATGGCTGCAACGGATGCTGGATCAACCAACGCCTGCTGATATATTCTTGCCGGGAGCTTGGTTTCTCGGTTTGAGTTCTATCAGTGTGTTTTACCCGGAGGGAGGCGATCAGGTTTTGCAGTTGGCATTGGTGGTTGGGGTAGGCGCTAGTATTTACTTTCTCAATCGCAAGGAAAGTAAATTTGGCCGAGCAGTTTTGTTCACCCTAGTCAGTTTAATAATTGGCTTAATCGCTGGGGGACTAGTTGCTAGCTGGCTTTCACCACAAATATCATTCCTGAATTTGTCATCGAATCAGTTTTCTACTGTACTAACGTTTATATTGTTGTGGTTGGTTAGTAGCTTTCTACGGTAA
- a CDS encoding HAD family hydrolase, translated as MLRLITDFDGPIIDVSERYYRVYQFCLEKTRRPDQVVQELPKAEFWQLKRSRVPEKQIAFNSGLDEAQAQEFAQLRRQTVHTEPYFNYDTLAPGAVDALLKIQQAGIDLAVMTMRRVRELDYAFKKHDLGRFFPENRCYCLSNDYVKTRDIEDKPLLMARALKELPPAADSWMVGDTEADITAAKNYGVKVMAVECGIRDRTQLELYHPDLIVKDFSAAVDLVLKPKQLV; from the coding sequence ATGCTAAGACTGATTACTGACTTCGACGGACCAATTATTGATGTTTCCGAACGGTACTACCGTGTTTATCAATTCTGTTTAGAGAAAACCCGTCGCCCAGATCAAGTAGTGCAAGAACTTCCAAAAGCGGAATTTTGGCAGTTAAAGCGATCGCGTGTTCCCGAAAAACAAATCGCCTTCAATTCTGGGTTAGATGAAGCCCAAGCCCAAGAATTTGCCCAACTGCGGCGGCAAACTGTACATACAGAACCTTATTTCAACTATGATACTCTCGCACCCGGTGCTGTGGATGCACTGTTAAAAATTCAACAAGCTGGAATTGATTTAGCAGTTATGACCATGCGCCGAGTTCGGGAACTAGATTATGCCTTCAAAAAACACGATTTAGGAAGATTTTTCCCAGAAAATCGTTGTTATTGCTTGAGTAACGACTATGTTAAAACTCGTGATATTGAAGATAAACCTTTATTAATGGCTAGGGCATTAAAAGAACTGCCCCCGGCGGCTGATAGCTGGATGGTGGGAGATACAGAAGCCGACATCACCGCAGCTAAAAATTATGGGGTTAAGGTGATGGCTGTGGAATGTGGCATCCGCGATCGCACCCAATTGGAACTTTACCACCCCGACTTAATCGTTAAGGATTTCAGTGCTGCTGTAGATTTAGTCTTAAAACCTAAACAGCTTGTCTAA
- the hisIE gene encoding bifunctional phosphoribosyl-AMP cyclohydrolase/phosphoribosyl-ATP diphosphatase HisIE: MSSNDSHSLHNAIPVEEIRYDERGLVPAIVQDYLDGTVLMMAWMNQESLQKTLETEETWFWSRSRQELWHKGATSGHIQKVQSIRYDCDSDALLVGVEQLGDIACHTGERSCFHQIEGKIAPPPGDTLSQLFQIICDRRDNPTESSYTCKLFAGGDNKILKKIGEETAEVVMAFKDDEADAIAGEVADLLYHTLVALAHHQVDLKSVYRKLQERRQ; encoded by the coding sequence ATGTCTTCTAACGATTCGCACTCACTGCATAACGCCATCCCTGTTGAGGAAATTCGCTACGATGAACGGGGTCTAGTGCCTGCAATTGTCCAAGATTATTTGGATGGTACTGTCCTGATGATGGCGTGGATGAATCAGGAGTCGTTACAAAAAACTTTAGAAACTGAAGAAACTTGGTTTTGGAGTCGTTCCCGGCAAGAATTGTGGCACAAGGGTGCGACTTCTGGACATATTCAAAAAGTGCAAAGTATCCGTTATGACTGTGATAGTGATGCGCTGCTCGTAGGTGTAGAGCAATTAGGAGATATTGCCTGCCACACTGGAGAACGCAGTTGCTTTCATCAAATAGAAGGGAAAATTGCCCCACCACCAGGGGATACATTGTCACAATTGTTTCAAATAATATGCGATCGCCGCGATAATCCGACAGAAAGTTCTTATACCTGTAAATTATTCGCAGGTGGCGATAACAAAATTTTGAAAAAGATCGGTGAGGAAACTGCTGAGGTAGTAATGGCCTTTAAGGATGATGAAGCAGATGCGATCGCAGGTGAAGTGGCTGATTTGCTATATCATACTTTGGTTGCCTTAGCTCACCATCAAGTTGATTTAAAATCTGTATATCGTAAGTTGCAAGAACGTCGTCAATAG
- the hemL gene encoding glutamate-1-semialdehyde 2,1-aminomutase, which yields MVNTTIKTTKSQEVFAAAQNLMPGGVSSPVRAFKSVGGQPIVFDRVKGAYIWDVDGNQYIDYVGTWGPAICGHAHPEVIAALHEALEKGTSFGAPSVLENVLAEMVIDAVPSIEMVRFVNSGTEACMGVLRLMRAFTKRDKIIKFEGCYHGHADTFLVKAGSGVATLGLPDSPGVPKAATSTTLTAPFNDLESVKALFEENRDEIAGVILEPVVGNAGFIAPDAGFLEGLRELTHEHGALLVFDEVMTGFRIAYGGAQEKFGVTPDLTTLGKVIGGGLPVGAYGGRRDIMSMVAPAGPVYQAGTLSGNPLAMTAGIKTLELLQKPGTYEYLDRITKKLADGLLQIAKETGHGVCGGQISAMFGLFFTSGPVHNYEDAKKSDTAKFGRFHRGMLERGVYLAPSQFEAGFTSFAHTEEDIEQTLAVARDVMSSL from the coding sequence TTGGTAAATACCACAATTAAAACAACAAAATCACAAGAAGTTTTCGCGGCTGCTCAAAACCTCATGCCTGGAGGAGTCAGTTCTCCAGTTCGTGCCTTTAAATCTGTGGGCGGACAACCCATCGTTTTTGATCGTGTTAAAGGCGCATATATTTGGGATGTAGATGGCAACCAATATATAGACTATGTAGGCACTTGGGGCCCAGCTATTTGCGGTCATGCTCATCCAGAAGTAATTGCAGCTTTGCATGAAGCTTTAGAAAAAGGTACTAGTTTCGGCGCTCCTTCAGTTCTAGAAAATGTTTTGGCAGAAATGGTCATCGATGCCGTTCCTAGCATCGAAATGGTTAGATTTGTCAACTCTGGAACTGAAGCTTGCATGGGAGTTTTGCGACTGATGCGGGCTTTCACAAAACGAGATAAAATCATCAAGTTTGAAGGCTGCTACCACGGACACGCCGATACGTTTCTAGTGAAGGCGGGTTCTGGAGTTGCCACACTTGGCTTGCCAGACTCACCAGGAGTTCCGAAAGCGGCAACTAGCACTACTTTAACCGCGCCTTTTAATGACTTAGAATCCGTCAAAGCCTTGTTTGAAGAAAACCGCGACGAGATTGCTGGTGTCATTCTTGAGCCAGTTGTCGGCAATGCTGGATTTATTGCACCTGATGCTGGCTTTTTAGAAGGATTACGAGAACTGACTCACGAACATGGAGCATTATTGGTATTTGACGAAGTGATGACAGGCTTCCGTATTGCTTACGGTGGCGCTCAGGAAAAATTTGGCGTGACACCCGATTTAACAACCTTGGGTAAAGTTATTGGTGGTGGTTTGCCAGTAGGAGCTTATGGCGGTCGCCGAGATATTATGTCAATGGTTGCCCCTGCCGGCCCCGTATATCAAGCTGGGACTCTTTCTGGTAATCCTTTGGCGATGACTGCTGGTATTAAGACTTTAGAATTGCTGCAAAAGCCAGGTACTTACGAGTATCTTGACCGGATTACTAAAAAGCTAGCAGATGGTTTGCTGCAAATTGCTAAAGAAACTGGTCATGGGGTATGCGGTGGTCAAATCAGCGCCATGTTTGGCTTATTCTTTACCTCTGGCCCAGTTCATAACTATGAAGATGCCAAAAAGTCTGATACAGCCAAATTCGGACGCTTCCATCGGGGGATGTTAGAGCGTGGTGTTTACTTAGCACCCTCTCAATTTGAAGCTGGGTTTACGTCTTTTGCTCACACTGAAGAAGATATTGAGCAGACTTTAGCAGTTGCACGGGATGTAATGTCTAGCCTTTGA
- a CDS encoding fasciclin domain-containing protein → MKTNYSKLLITLAGIAGFSSLSLVITLPSEAKEALNPNPSIFNEAPYNKGQRLQVNAQYTPVEAASEIEKGNTKRKQVAQKGSVTNPRPSIFNEPPYNRGGSVTPSEPTPTTPGTQPTETLPTTPSAPGTTGTQGQNLLGLAESNASFTTLTRALKAAGLTGALQGKDNLTIFAPTDAAFAKLPQDALQELLNPANKEVLLKILTYHVVPGKVLSTDLKSGEVKSLEGGAINVKVDPATGVTVNDAKVTQADITGSNGVIHAIDQVILPPDL, encoded by the coding sequence ATGAAGACAAATTACAGCAAATTGCTGATCACATTGGCAGGCATAGCAGGATTTAGCAGTTTGAGCCTGGTTATTACTTTACCATCTGAAGCTAAAGAGGCACTAAATCCTAACCCCAGTATTTTTAACGAAGCCCCCTATAACAAGGGTCAACGTCTTCAAGTAAACGCTCAATACACACCTGTTGAAGCTGCTTCCGAAATAGAAAAGGGCAATACCAAACGCAAGCAAGTAGCACAGAAAGGTAGTGTAACAAATCCCAGACCAAGTATTTTCAACGAGCCGCCCTATAACCGTGGTGGTAGCGTTACACCTAGTGAACCAACACCCACTACCCCAGGAACTCAACCCACTGAGACACTTCCTACAACTCCATCAGCACCAGGAACAACAGGTACTCAAGGTCAAAACTTATTAGGGTTGGCAGAGTCAAACGCTTCCTTTACAACCTTAACTAGGGCTTTGAAAGCCGCAGGATTAACCGGAGCTTTACAAGGCAAAGACAACTTAACCATTTTTGCACCTACTGATGCAGCTTTTGCTAAGTTACCACAAGATGCTTTGCAAGAATTGTTAAATCCAGCCAACAAAGAAGTATTGCTCAAGATTCTAACTTACCATGTAGTACCTGGTAAGGTATTGTCCACTGATTTGAAGTCTGGCGAAGTTAAAAGCCTTGAAGGTGGCGCAATCAACGTTAAAGTTGATCCTGCGACCGGTGTAACTGTCAATGATGCTAAAGTGACACAGGCAGATATCACAGGCTCTAACGGTGTTATCCACGCAATTGATCAGGTGATTTTGCCTCCTGACTTGTAG
- a CDS encoding pentapeptide repeat-containing protein, with translation MKADQLLKNYAAGVRDFTGVNLSEANLREANLSGIILDKAILDGANLSHANLAQASLIEADLNGADLSNADLSGSNLSKAILDGAILDGAAMEGANLSQADLTVAKLIETNLSEADLQEANLMAANLDGADLSGADLTVADLSQANLAQADLNQTNLSGANFDGANIEGTILDENV, from the coding sequence ATGAAAGCAGATCAACTTCTGAAAAACTATGCCGCAGGTGTTAGAGACTTTACTGGTGTCAACTTGAGCGAGGCAAACTTAAGGGAAGCCAATCTCAGTGGCATTATTTTAGATAAAGCAATTTTAGATGGAGCTAATCTAAGTCACGCTAATTTAGCCCAAGCCAGTTTGATTGAAGCAGACTTAAATGGAGCAGATTTGAGCAATGCTGACCTCAGTGGTAGCAACTTAAGCAAAGCTATCTTGGATGGAGCTATTTTGGATGGAGCAGCAATGGAAGGAGCTAATTTGAGTCAGGCTGATTTGACGGTTGCTAAACTGATTGAAACTAACTTGAGTGAAGCGGATTTGCAGGAAGCTAATTTGATGGCGGCGAATTTAGATGGAGCCGATTTGAGTGGTGCAGACTTAACTGTAGCCGACTTATCCCAAGCAAATCTCGCTCAAGCAGATTTGAACCAGACTAATTTGAGCGGAGCAAATTTCGATGGAGCCAATATAGAAGGAACAATCCTGGATGAGAATGTGTGA